Proteins from a genomic interval of Bifidobacterium longum subsp. infantis ATCC 15697 = JCM 1222 = DSM 20088:
- a CDS encoding histidine phosphatase family protein, which produces MSMPLDLYVIRHGESEANVIVQAGEQGDNSLYTQDNVTVPDRSWRLTATGRKQADCIGRWLVSQQQLFDRYMVSPYVRTRETAATMALPKAKWEENRVLRERSWGEINTITKDEFKTNYARNWNFKNTDPLYWRPPAGESIADVAEDRVHNILTSLSRKSDSESVVMVTHGDFMLALMLTIEDLADEEFLHRADSDDWKITNCTCLHYTRRDPETGRTSKRVRWEQTARPVLDEASGRWEVKVEPWREFKRPYLSNGDLVDVVQAVDPHLLEYYGK; this is translated from the coding sequence ATGAGCATGCCGCTCGATCTATATGTAATCCGACATGGCGAATCCGAAGCGAACGTCATCGTCCAGGCGGGCGAGCAGGGCGACAACTCCCTGTACACGCAGGACAACGTCACCGTGCCCGACCGCTCATGGCGGCTCACCGCCACCGGTCGCAAGCAGGCCGACTGCATCGGACGCTGGCTCGTCAGCCAGCAGCAGCTGTTCGACCGCTACATGGTTTCGCCGTATGTGCGCACCCGCGAGACCGCGGCCACCATGGCCTTGCCCAAAGCCAAGTGGGAGGAGAACCGTGTGCTGCGCGAACGCTCCTGGGGCGAGATCAACACCATCACCAAGGACGAGTTCAAAACTAACTACGCCCGCAACTGGAACTTCAAGAACACCGACCCGTTGTACTGGCGGCCGCCGGCAGGCGAATCCATCGCCGACGTGGCCGAGGACCGCGTGCATAACATCCTGACCTCGTTGAGCCGCAAATCCGACTCGGAGTCCGTGGTCATGGTCACGCACGGCGACTTCATGCTTGCCCTGATGCTCACCATCGAGGATCTGGCCGACGAGGAGTTCCTGCATCGCGCCGATTCGGACGACTGGAAGATCACCAACTGCACGTGCCTGCATTACACGCGCCGAGACCCCGAAACCGGTCGCACGTCCAAGCGTGTGCGTTGGGAGCAGACCGCCCGGCCCGTGCTTGATGAGGCGAGCGGACGCTGGGAGGTCAAAGTGGAGCCGTGGCGCGAATTCAAGCGCCCGTACCTGTCCAACGGCGATCTGGTCGATGTGGTGCAGGCCGTCGACCCCCACCTGCTGGAGTATTACGGCAAGTGA
- a CDS encoding MFS transporter codes for MPVTSDGVGGPGAYAEAMASEEADAAWIRRVALLLVGQAFSLLGSSIVQYAIWWWIVLQTRTGSAMLLATLFGVVPQAVVSIFGGSWADRHNRKLLIMLPDMVIAAVTVVLSLGFAMGWAGLATIFVVLLIRSAGGGIQTPAVQSFIPDVVPSGKLLRVNSVYGVINSANMIVAPAVAAVLINMVPLWSILLIDVTTAVIGVGFVALIKVPKRRATAERAAHAVSEGEGRSPLAGVRRVFADLKVGFDYTWRRPNLRNVVLGDALTCFIAVAPMNLTLLLMTREYEGIDLNLGFINLTTASDKLAANELGWSIGMLLGGAFMSTVGAKVVRDNMRMVALGVTLVGVTVVGLGVAPNLLAYLFVDVANGVASAICVGPMRTIMQTESDENVVGRVFGLDTTLSTLGMPLGMLVFAPLADMIPISLVFVIGGVLTLPIGIYLFGQTRRRAGTVPDRGR; via the coding sequence ATGCCCGTGACGTCCGATGGGGTGGGCGGGCCCGGCGCGTATGCCGAGGCCATGGCGAGCGAGGAGGCCGATGCCGCGTGGATCCGGCGTGTGGCGTTGCTGCTCGTCGGTCAGGCGTTTTCGCTGTTGGGCTCCAGCATCGTGCAGTACGCCATCTGGTGGTGGATCGTATTGCAGACCAGAACCGGTTCGGCGATGCTGCTGGCCACCCTGTTCGGCGTGGTGCCGCAGGCCGTGGTCTCGATCTTCGGCGGCTCATGGGCGGACCGCCATAATCGCAAACTGCTGATCATGCTGCCGGACATGGTGATCGCCGCCGTCACCGTCGTGTTGTCGTTGGGTTTCGCGATGGGATGGGCCGGACTGGCCACGATCTTCGTGGTGCTGCTCATCCGTTCGGCGGGCGGCGGCATCCAGACGCCGGCCGTGCAGTCGTTCATCCCGGACGTCGTGCCCTCCGGCAAACTGCTGCGCGTCAATTCGGTATACGGTGTGATCAACTCGGCGAACATGATAGTGGCACCGGCTGTGGCCGCCGTGCTCATCAACATGGTGCCGTTGTGGTCGATCCTGCTGATCGACGTGACCACGGCGGTCATCGGCGTCGGGTTCGTGGCGTTGATCAAGGTGCCGAAGAGACGCGCGACGGCGGAGCGTGCCGCGCACGCCGTGTCCGAAGGGGAGGGACGCTCGCCGCTCGCCGGCGTCCGCCGTGTCTTCGCCGATCTCAAGGTGGGATTCGACTACACGTGGCGTCGGCCGAATCTGCGCAACGTGGTGTTGGGCGACGCGCTGACCTGTTTCATCGCCGTTGCCCCGATGAATCTGACCCTGCTGCTCATGACCCGCGAATACGAGGGAATCGATCTGAATCTGGGATTCATCAACCTGACCACCGCCTCCGACAAACTCGCGGCCAATGAGCTGGGATGGAGCATCGGCATGTTGCTTGGCGGCGCGTTCATGTCCACCGTCGGGGCCAAGGTCGTGCGCGACAACATGCGCATGGTCGCGCTCGGCGTCACTTTGGTCGGCGTGACCGTGGTGGGTCTCGGGGTCGCGCCCAATCTGCTGGCGTACCTGTTTGTCGACGTGGCGAATGGCGTCGCCTCCGCCATCTGCGTGGGTCCGATGCGTACCATCATGCAAACCGAGTCCGATGAGAATGTGGTCGGCCGCGTCTTTGGTCTCGACACCACGCTCAGCACGCTGGGCATGCCGCTGGGCATGCTGGTCTTCGCGCCTCTGGCCGACATGATTCCGATTTCGCTGGTGTTCGTCATCGGCGGTGTGCTGACCTTGCCCATCGGCATCTACCTGTTCGGCCAGACGCGCAGGCGTGCCGGAACGGTGCCGGACCGGGGACGATGA
- a CDS encoding VOC family protein has product MINHVTVKVKDFDKEEAFYEAALAPLGYGKGPAFPGVQAFVAEDGSSVWVSTAAEGDAVAPAHVAFEAADDDAVKAFHEAGLANGGTDNGQPGPRPDYGPTYYAAFVHDPEGNNIEAMHN; this is encoded by the coding sequence ATGATCAACCATGTGACCGTCAAGGTGAAGGATTTCGACAAGGAAGAAGCGTTCTACGAGGCCGCCCTGGCACCGCTGGGCTACGGCAAGGGCCCCGCTTTCCCGGGCGTTCAGGCATTCGTGGCGGAGGACGGTTCGTCGGTGTGGGTTTCCACCGCCGCTGAAGGCGATGCCGTCGCGCCGGCCCACGTGGCGTTCGAAGCCGCCGACGACGACGCCGTGAAGGCGTTCCACGAGGCGGGTCTGGCCAACGGCGGCACCGACAACGGCCAGCCCGGCCCGCGTCCGGACTACGGTCCGACCTACTATGCCGCGTTCGTGCATGATCCGGAGGGCAACAACATCGAAGCCATGCACAACTGA
- a CDS encoding DEAD/DEAH box helicase translates to MPRNNFDDRDDSADFQMNDSAESRPLTFGELGVPGPLVRVLAADDKKTAFPIQADTLPDSLAGRDILGRGRTGSGKTLAFSIPLVTRLGSYDSLGEIAMEEFRNEIKRRKKASLEERRADDFLPHPRGLVLAPTRELANQINDVLMPLAHTFGMNTTTVYGGVKYIHQIRDLKAGADIVVACPGRLEDLLRQQALTLSSVEVVVIDEADEMADMGFLPPVKRLLEQISPDAQHMLFSATLDHGVDEVVNTFLHDPKVHEVDSATTEPDLMTHHVFETTRGDKHELVRTLASGEGRRILFTRTKFQAKKLAKNLTQNGIPAAELHGNLNQNQRDRNLAAFDSGDVRVMVATDVAARGIDVGGVELVVQVEPPADPKSFVHRSGRTARAGKAGDVVTLVLPEQRRETRRLLNQAGIKTKMIEVTHDSPEVLELVGDRAERVDGWSLDKSQPVGNPRKGKNKGAKNAAGDESGRGGNRNRNRDEQNVAETEFQHENEGGEFVAEGEPQRKHGDKASKKAVKKNRNRAERRVGMSNPEAERRDYLFEHGDDRRKGGRRDGYGKNRYGERQDDGRNEYGKNRYDDRRGGKFEGRDSGRSRRNDRYGKGGKFDKRDGAEYGRNDDFSGRKHGSSRRFDRTDPRDFERPRKPRRNERSHEGYGFSYDERSHDGRRQSMRNTRQGEGGKRIHRKNENRIVRDERSEGAKRHERRMIAKYGNMEGPNRRHSKKNRNNAPFRMKSGRR, encoded by the coding sequence GTGCCCCGTAATAATTTCGATGATCGTGACGATTCCGCTGATTTCCAGATGAACGACAGCGCGGAATCCCGCCCCCTTACCTTTGGCGAACTTGGCGTACCCGGACCGCTGGTGCGCGTGCTTGCGGCAGATGACAAGAAGACCGCATTCCCCATTCAGGCCGACACCCTGCCCGATTCACTGGCCGGCCGCGACATTCTCGGCCGAGGGCGCACCGGCTCCGGCAAAACCCTCGCCTTCTCCATTCCGCTGGTCACCCGGCTGGGCTCCTATGATTCGCTTGGCGAAATCGCGATGGAGGAGTTCCGCAACGAAATCAAGCGCCGCAAGAAGGCCAGCCTGGAAGAGCGCCGCGCCGACGACTTCCTGCCGCACCCTCGCGGCCTGGTGCTGGCCCCCACCCGCGAGCTCGCGAACCAGATCAACGACGTGCTGATGCCGCTGGCCCACACGTTTGGCATGAACACCACCACGGTGTACGGTGGCGTCAAGTACATCCACCAGATCCGCGATCTGAAGGCCGGCGCCGATATCGTGGTCGCTTGCCCGGGCCGCCTTGAGGACCTGCTGCGCCAGCAGGCGCTCACGCTCTCGTCCGTCGAAGTCGTGGTCATCGATGAGGCCGATGAAATGGCCGATATGGGCTTCCTGCCGCCGGTCAAGCGACTGCTTGAGCAGATTTCGCCCGACGCCCAGCACATGCTGTTCTCCGCCACGCTCGATCACGGCGTGGATGAAGTGGTGAACACCTTCCTGCATGATCCCAAGGTGCACGAGGTCGATTCGGCCACCACCGAACCTGATCTGATGACCCACCACGTGTTCGAGACCACGCGCGGCGACAAGCACGAACTCGTGCGTACACTCGCCTCGGGCGAAGGCCGCCGCATCCTGTTCACCCGCACCAAGTTCCAGGCCAAGAAGCTCGCCAAGAATCTGACGCAGAACGGCATTCCGGCCGCCGAGCTGCACGGCAACCTGAACCAGAACCAGCGCGATCGCAACCTCGCCGCATTTGATTCCGGCGATGTGCGCGTCATGGTGGCCACTGACGTGGCCGCCCGTGGCATAGACGTCGGCGGCGTGGAGCTCGTGGTGCAGGTCGAGCCGCCGGCCGACCCGAAGTCCTTTGTACACCGCTCCGGTCGTACCGCCCGCGCCGGCAAGGCGGGCGACGTGGTCACCCTCGTGCTGCCCGAGCAGCGCCGCGAGACGCGCCGCTTGCTGAACCAGGCCGGCATCAAGACCAAGATGATTGAAGTGACCCACGATTCGCCCGAAGTGCTTGAGCTTGTGGGCGACCGCGCCGAGCGCGTGGATGGCTGGAGCCTCGACAAGTCGCAGCCCGTGGGCAACCCGCGCAAGGGCAAGAACAAGGGTGCCAAGAACGCGGCGGGCGACGAGTCCGGCCGCGGCGGCAATCGCAATCGCAATCGCGACGAGCAGAACGTTGCCGAGACCGAATTCCAGCACGAGAACGAAGGCGGCGAGTTTGTTGCCGAAGGCGAGCCGCAGCGCAAGCACGGCGACAAGGCCAGCAAGAAGGCCGTGAAGAAGAACCGCAACCGTGCGGAACGCCGCGTCGGCATGAGCAACCCCGAGGCCGAGCGCCGCGACTATCTGTTCGAGCATGGCGATGACCGCCGTAAGGGCGGCCGTCGCGACGGATACGGCAAGAACCGTTACGGCGAGCGTCAGGATGATGGCCGCAACGAGTACGGCAAGAACCGGTACGACGATCGTCGTGGCGGCAAGTTCGAAGGCCGCGATTCTGGTCGCAGCCGTCGCAATGATCGGTACGGCAAGGGCGGAAAATTCGACAAGCGCGACGGGGCCGAATACGGCCGCAACGATGATTTCAGCGGCCGTAAGCATGGATCAAGCCGTCGCTTCGATCGTACTGATCCCCGCGATTTCGAGCGTCCGCGTAAGCCGCGCCGCAATGAGCGCAGCCACGAGGGCTACGGCTTCTCCTATGACGAGCGTTCCCATGACGGCCGCAGGCAGTCCATGCGCAACACCCGTCAGGGCGAAGGCGGCAAGCGCATCCATCGCAAGAACGAGAACCGCATCGTACGCGACGAGCGTTCAGAAGGTGCCAAGCGTCACGAACGCCGCATGATCGCCAAATACGGCAACATGGAAGGCCCAAACCGCCGCCATTCCAAGAAGAATCGCAACAATGCGCCATTCCGTATGAAGTCCGGACGCCGTTAG
- a CDS encoding sulfite exporter TauE/SafE family protein: MIAGMSVTTLLSVLVAGVAAGFVGYAVGASSLVSYPALLAFGIPPVLSNTTNTVGVCGTGIGGLLSARKELAGQGRRVVVYACIGLVGGVIGGLLLLELPAKVFEFAVPPLILFSALIIALNPRRKAAARDAVARALPQSYQAERAARIAGATVNGALRDDPWWLWAGVSFVGVYSGYFGAAAGTLALAILDLGRIGPFHQINALKTVIGFGANISAAVMFVIRGSVCWPFAIMMCVGCTIGSAIAPPITRRIPENIMRAAAVLTGIILAVKLGWNTYL; the protein is encoded by the coding sequence ATGATTGCAGGAATGTCCGTCACCACGTTGCTGTCGGTGCTTGTAGCCGGCGTCGCCGCCGGATTCGTTGGATACGCGGTCGGCGCATCCTCATTGGTTTCCTATCCGGCGTTGCTGGCATTCGGCATTCCGCCCGTGCTGTCCAACACCACGAACACGGTGGGCGTGTGTGGTACCGGCATCGGCGGGCTGCTCTCCGCTCGCAAGGAGCTCGCGGGACAGGGCCGGCGTGTGGTCGTCTATGCCTGCATCGGTCTGGTCGGCGGCGTCATCGGAGGTCTGTTGCTGCTTGAATTGCCCGCGAAGGTCTTTGAATTCGCGGTACCGCCGTTGATTCTGTTCAGTGCGCTCATCATCGCGCTCAATCCACGGAGGAAAGCGGCCGCGCGCGATGCCGTGGCACGGGCGCTGCCGCAATCGTATCAGGCGGAGCGCGCCGCGCGGATCGCCGGTGCGACGGTGAACGGCGCATTGCGCGACGATCCGTGGTGGCTGTGGGCCGGCGTGAGCTTCGTCGGCGTCTATTCCGGCTATTTCGGAGCGGCCGCCGGTACGCTTGCCCTGGCGATTCTCGATTTGGGCAGGATCGGCCCGTTCCATCAGATCAACGCATTGAAAACCGTGATCGGCTTCGGCGCGAATATCTCCGCCGCGGTCATGTTCGTAATCCGTGGTTCCGTCTGCTGGCCGTTCGCCATCATGATGTGCGTCGGCTGCACCATCGGCAGCGCGATCGCGCCTCCCATCACCCGGCGTATTCCGGAGAACATCATGCGGGCCGCCGCCGTGTTGACCGGCATTATCCTCGCCGTCAAGCTTGGCTGGAACACTTACCTGTGA
- a CDS encoding haloacid dehalogenase-like hydrolase, with protein MRVFDFDGTIYDGESLFDLYLYSARHDPKVFRFIAPVLRYAVKYKLGRATLEQMEYGVGRMAEGYLTELNRSRRVASVEQLVNDFWDRNYPRIKPWYQPEPDDVILTASFDLTVGEACRRLGVRNLVASKVDLETMRVTYLNFNTNKARRFRELYGPDAVVDEFYTDSKFDQPMIDMARRAFMVKGDTITRVK; from the coding sequence ATGCGCGTATTCGATTTTGACGGAACCATCTACGACGGCGAAAGCCTGTTCGACCTGTACCTGTATTCCGCCCGACACGACCCGAAGGTGTTCCGTTTCATCGCACCCGTGCTGCGGTACGCGGTCAAATACAAACTCGGGCGGGCCACGCTTGAGCAGATGGAATACGGCGTGGGCAGAATGGCCGAAGGCTATCTTACGGAACTGAACCGTTCCCGACGCGTGGCGAGCGTCGAACAGCTCGTGAACGATTTCTGGGATCGGAACTACCCGCGCATCAAGCCCTGGTACCAGCCCGAACCGGATGACGTGATCCTCACCGCATCCTTCGATTTGACGGTGGGGGAGGCCTGCCGCAGGCTCGGCGTGCGGAACCTCGTGGCCAGCAAGGTCGATTTGGAGACGATGAGGGTTACGTATCTCAACTTCAACACCAACAAGGCCAGGCGATTCCGCGAGCTGTACGGTCCGGACGCCGTCGTCGACGAGTTCTACACCGACTCGAAGTTCGACCAGCCGATGATCGATATGGCCCGTCGCGCGTTCATGGTCAAAGGGGACACCATAACGCGGGTGAAATAG
- the feoB gene encoding ferrous iron transport protein B — protein sequence MKRVVFVGNPNVGKSSMFNALLGARTRTMNAPGTTVSITCGQYRYKSANDAPHTQLWQFVDTPGTYSLLPMSPDEQVAVDALIGASGMPAPDLAVVVLDATALSRSLYLLSTVTELGLPTVIALTMNDLALRNGHGVDAQRLSRLLDGMPVIAVDGRTGDGGEALADAIAVGFRGTPIPSGLTAWSAITADADGHTVDDLRSWAESRADARLDWTAGVLRRLDVHDDGRVTLSDRIDGMLLHPVVGVIVFLAVLFTVFQATTTLASPMQDWIDVTFRGWCTSGLDWLLGLFGVAWHGGWVRSLLVDGVLDGVITVLTFIPVMGIMFLLLSILEDSGYMARAAFVMDRAMRALGLDGRAFLPIIVGFGCNLPALAATRTLPDSRQRVLTGMLVPFAACSARLSVFLVLAHAFFPKYAGLVVFLMYVVSVMIILLVGVMLRHTIFRGLEPEPLMLALPSYQCPRALQLVRSVLLRLWGFVRGASVIIISMIMALWLLQGIPMTAGAGGFAHVDDVHDSAYGMLADAVAPVFAPAGFDDWHASAALITGFVAKEVVIGSMSQSYHADEPDAAAAQQGTEGTLGQKLRASFDRSSHGHGRAAAIAFLLFTLAYTPCLATVAEMRRQFGTKVAAQSVMLSLAVAYAIAVIAFQTLRLVW from the coding sequence ATGAAGCGCGTCGTATTCGTCGGCAATCCGAACGTCGGCAAATCCTCCATGTTCAATGCGCTGCTTGGCGCGAGGACACGCACGATGAACGCTCCGGGCACCACCGTGTCCATCACTTGCGGGCAGTACCGGTACAAGAGCGCGAACGATGCGCCGCACACGCAACTCTGGCAGTTCGTGGACACTCCCGGCACGTATTCACTGCTGCCGATGAGCCCCGATGAACAGGTCGCCGTCGACGCGCTGATAGGTGCGTCGGGCATGCCCGCTCCCGATCTCGCCGTCGTGGTGTTGGACGCCACGGCGCTGTCCCGCTCTCTCTACCTGCTGTCGACGGTGACGGAGCTTGGACTGCCGACCGTCATCGCGCTCACCATGAACGATCTCGCATTGCGCAATGGCCATGGCGTCGATGCGCAACGGTTATCCCGTCTGCTGGATGGCATGCCGGTCATCGCGGTCGACGGGCGTACCGGAGACGGCGGCGAGGCGTTGGCCGATGCCATCGCCGTGGGTTTCCGGGGAACCCCCATTCCCTCTGGGCTGACCGCATGGTCCGCCATCACGGCCGACGCCGACGGGCACACCGTCGACGACCTGCGCTCCTGGGCTGAATCACGGGCCGATGCCCGTCTCGACTGGACCGCCGGCGTATTGCGTCGCCTTGACGTTCACGACGACGGTCGCGTCACCTTATCCGACCGCATCGACGGCATGCTGCTGCACCCCGTGGTCGGCGTCATCGTTTTTCTCGCGGTTCTGTTCACGGTGTTCCAAGCCACGACGACGCTGGCCAGTCCGATGCAGGATTGGATCGATGTGACGTTCCGCGGCTGGTGCACATCCGGCCTCGACTGGTTGCTTGGGCTGTTCGGCGTGGCCTGGCACGGCGGCTGGGTGCGTTCGCTGCTGGTCGATGGCGTGCTCGATGGCGTGATCACCGTGCTGACGTTCATTCCCGTGATGGGCATCATGTTCCTGTTGCTGTCGATTCTGGAGGACTCCGGCTACATGGCCCGTGCCGCATTCGTGATGGATCGCGCCATGCGCGCCTTGGGATTGGACGGCCGCGCGTTTTTGCCGATCATCGTCGGCTTCGGCTGCAATCTGCCGGCCTTGGCGGCCACCCGCACCCTGCCTGATTCCCGTCAGCGGGTGCTGACCGGCATGCTGGTGCCGTTTGCCGCGTGTTCCGCGCGCCTGTCGGTGTTCCTGGTGCTCGCCCATGCGTTCTTTCCGAAGTATGCGGGTCTCGTGGTGTTCCTCATGTACGTCGTTTCGGTGATGATCATCCTGCTGGTCGGCGTGATGCTGCGCCACACCATATTCCGTGGGCTTGAGCCGGAGCCGCTCATGCTGGCGCTTCCCTCATACCAGTGCCCCCGCGCCCTGCAGCTGGTTCGTTCGGTGCTGCTGCGTCTATGGGGATTCGTTCGCGGCGCCAGTGTGATCATCATCTCGATGATCATGGCGCTATGGCTGCTGCAGGGCATTCCCATGACGGCCGGTGCCGGCGGTTTCGCGCATGTCGACGATGTGCATGATTCCGCGTACGGCATGCTCGCCGATGCGGTGGCCCCCGTGTTCGCTCCGGCGGGCTTCGACGACTGGCATGCGTCGGCCGCGCTGATTACGGGATTCGTCGCCAAGGAAGTCGTGATCGGTTCGATGTCGCAGTCCTATCATGCCGACGAACCTGATGCCGCGGCCGCGCAGCAGGGCACGGAAGGCACGCTGGGGCAGAAGCTGCGGGCCTCGTTCGACCGGTCCTCGCACGGGCACGGCAGGGCCGCGGCGATCGCGTTCCTGCTGTTCACGCTCGCCTACACGCCATGTCTGGCCACGGTCGCCGAGATGCGGCGGCAATTCGGCACGAAAGTCGCGGCGCAATCCGTCATGCTGAGTCTGGCGGTGGCGTATGCGATCGCCGTCATCGCCTTCCAGACACTGCGTTTGGTGTGGTGA
- a CDS encoding uracil-xanthine permease family protein, producing the protein MSNIFQWRLHGDGKTLAPGEVVEPDERLTWVRTAGIGAQHVIAMFGATFLVPILTGFDPSTTLFFTAMSTALFLLINRNVLPSYLGSSFGFIAPITAVTTANKGIAVASFGIMVTGILLALIGVLVHYAGSTWIDIIMPPVVNGAIVAIIGFNLAPSVWTNFQAAPDTALVTLLAVLLVAVLFKGLLGRLNILVGVIIGYVYACIRGQVDFSAIGDAAWIGFPKFHLPQADFSILPMFIPVVLVLVAENVGHVKSVAQMTGRDYDNQIGTALMADGLGTTLAGFGGGSGTTTYGENIGVMAATKVYSTAAYWCAAAFALILSLCPKFGAVINTIPAGVLGGVTTLLYGMIGMIGIRIWVENKVNFDKPLNIMVAAITMIIAIGQFAFAIGGVSFNGIAIGTMVILVAYHGLKAIGKATGTIAKDDPDIL; encoded by the coding sequence ATGTCCAATATCTTCCAATGGCGGCTGCATGGCGACGGCAAGACGCTGGCGCCCGGCGAGGTCGTCGAGCCCGATGAACGTCTGACTTGGGTGCGCACCGCCGGTATCGGCGCACAGCACGTCATCGCCATGTTCGGTGCCACCTTTCTGGTGCCGATTCTGACGGGCTTCGACCCGTCCACCACCCTGTTTTTCACGGCTATGTCCACCGCACTGTTCCTGCTGATCAACAGGAACGTGCTGCCGAGCTATTTGGGCTCGTCCTTCGGCTTCATCGCACCGATCACCGCGGTCACCACCGCCAACAAGGGCATTGCGGTCGCCAGCTTCGGCATCATGGTCACCGGTATTCTGCTGGCCCTGATTGGCGTGCTCGTGCACTACGCCGGCTCCACATGGATCGACATCATCATGCCGCCCGTGGTCAACGGCGCGATTGTGGCCATCATCGGTTTCAATCTGGCACCTTCCGTGTGGACCAACTTCCAAGCCGCGCCGGACACCGCACTGGTTACCCTGCTGGCCGTGCTGCTCGTGGCCGTGCTGTTCAAGGGCTTGCTGGGTCGCCTCAACATTTTGGTCGGCGTAATTATCGGCTATGTATATGCCTGCATCCGTGGCCAGGTCGACTTCTCCGCCATCGGTGACGCCGCATGGATCGGCTTCCCGAAGTTCCACCTGCCGCAGGCCGATTTTTCCATCCTTCCCATGTTCATCCCTGTTGTGCTCGTGCTTGTGGCTGAGAACGTCGGCCATGTCAAGTCCGTGGCCCAGATGACCGGCCGCGACTACGACAACCAGATCGGCACCGCCCTCATGGCCGACGGCCTGGGCACCACGCTCGCCGGCTTCGGCGGCGGCTCCGGCACCACCACCTACGGCGAGAACATCGGCGTGATGGCTGCCACCAAGGTGTACTCCACCGCCGCCTACTGGTGCGCAGCCGCCTTCGCCCTGATCCTGAGCCTGTGCCCGAAGTTCGGCGCCGTGATCAACACGATCCCCGCCGGCGTGCTCGGCGGCGTGACCACGCTGCTGTACGGCATGATCGGCATGATCGGCATCCGCATCTGGGTGGAAAACAAGGTCAACTTCGACAAGCCGCTGAACATCATGGTGGCAGCTATCACCATGATTATTGCCATCGGCCAGTTCGCCTTCGCTATCGGCGGCGTCTCCTTCAACGGCATCGCCATCGGCACGATGGTGATTCTTGTGGCCTACCACGGCCTGAAGGCCATTGGCAAGGCAACCGGCACTATTGCCAAAGACGATCCGGATATTTTGTAG